One window of the Symbiobacterium terraclitae genome contains the following:
- a CDS encoding sigma-54-dependent transcriptional regulator has protein sequence MRRSDRVLEYVRKMTRQHPAGVTAEQVAEALGLARSNASADLNALWKAGRREKSPGRPVRYRPAGGSVPVAAGPAIRPPAAATPGHEVPPEDPFQALVGWKDSLASAVKQAKAAVLYPGGGLHTLICGPTGVGKSRLAELMFQFACQAGAFQPGARFVTFNCADYATNPQLLMAHLFGVKKGAYTGADQDHVGLVEHVHGGMLFLDEVHRLPPEGQEMLFRLIDKGLFRRLGETEMERTSRTLIVCATTERVDSALLRTFTRRIPMVINLPSLADRTLRERLKFLKRAFRAEARKMGVPLLIRANALQHLLLYDCPGNVGQLNSDVQLACAQAFLRYLNDHKVPVSIGLDVLPDHVKRQVVAVRRHHAEMEELLAAYPGGMEVHPADAPVPEEPEASLPNFYEMMERETRRLAGAAQSREAIQQHLTATVEAHFRQFLSTVQRRYEANRQELTAVVDAEVLAAVEQAVAYAEGRLRRVMPMRVVFGLALHINAALERIRLGMTVPYPPTEPIRAEHPEEYAAAVTMVRMLSERLQVSLPEGEAAYMTLFIRADEEAAGARRIALVVACHGQGIAQGMADVAEHLAGKVGVIALDMPLDGNPDDVLDKLVTALRQESYAGVMLLVDMGSLSFLAEKLQYATGLPVRVMPMATTILLIEAIQQVQLPGVTLDEVYDAVAEGQRRLLAMQAGNDNQASAVITCCFTGEGNATLLQQVVQRAMRARGHSVAVLATSIPPSGDWERMFKTLLQGRRPLAVVGPVNPGIPGIPYFASVEILTQAGQDRLAALVESRAAPAGPEVLMADDPPAEDLARTLATGVEDDFVFTNPHTLFPEVARTVDALAAAAGAQLPGDMRVGLVMHLACLVERLAGERDRAQDPAPVSPEVAGLARCLAPLAQRFRIRFGAEDLFRLREVLHNTLCATD, from the coding sequence ATGCGACGCAGCGACCGCGTGCTGGAGTACGTGCGGAAGATGACCCGTCAACACCCTGCAGGCGTTACTGCGGAGCAGGTCGCCGAAGCGCTCGGGCTGGCCAGGTCCAATGCGAGCGCCGACCTGAATGCGCTTTGGAAGGCCGGCCGGCGCGAGAAGAGTCCGGGCAGGCCGGTGCGCTACCGGCCCGCCGGCGGCAGCGTGCCGGTGGCAGCCGGTCCCGCCATCCGCCCGCCGGCGGCGGCCACCCCGGGCCACGAAGTCCCCCCGGAGGATCCCTTCCAGGCCCTCGTCGGCTGGAAGGACAGCCTCGCGTCCGCGGTCAAGCAGGCCAAGGCGGCGGTCCTGTACCCGGGCGGCGGGCTGCACACCCTCATCTGCGGCCCCACCGGCGTGGGCAAGTCCCGGCTCGCGGAGCTGATGTTCCAGTTCGCCTGCCAGGCCGGGGCGTTCCAGCCCGGTGCGCGGTTCGTCACCTTCAACTGCGCCGACTACGCCACCAACCCGCAGCTGCTCATGGCCCACCTCTTCGGCGTGAAGAAGGGGGCCTACACCGGCGCGGACCAGGACCACGTGGGCCTGGTGGAACATGTACACGGGGGCATGCTCTTCCTGGACGAGGTCCACCGCCTTCCCCCCGAGGGCCAGGAGATGCTCTTCCGGCTCATCGACAAGGGGCTCTTCCGTCGCCTCGGCGAGACGGAGATGGAGCGGACCTCCCGCACGCTGATCGTCTGCGCGACGACCGAGCGGGTGGATTCGGCGCTCCTCAGGACCTTCACCCGCCGGATCCCGATGGTGATCAACCTGCCCTCCCTGGCCGACCGGACCCTGCGGGAGCGGCTCAAGTTTCTGAAGCGCGCCTTTCGCGCCGAGGCCCGGAAGATGGGCGTGCCCCTCCTCATCCGGGCCAACGCCCTGCAGCACCTGCTACTCTACGACTGCCCGGGCAACGTCGGCCAGCTCAACAGCGACGTGCAGCTGGCCTGCGCGCAGGCCTTCCTGCGCTACCTGAACGACCACAAGGTGCCGGTCAGCATCGGCCTGGACGTCCTGCCGGACCACGTGAAGCGGCAGGTCGTGGCCGTGCGCCGGCACCACGCCGAGATGGAGGAGCTGCTGGCTGCCTACCCCGGGGGCATGGAGGTGCACCCGGCGGACGCCCCCGTACCAGAAGAACCAGAGGCCAGCCTGCCCAACTTCTACGAGATGATGGAGCGGGAGACCCGGCGCCTCGCTGGGGCGGCGCAGAGCCGCGAGGCGATCCAGCAGCACCTCACCGCTACCGTGGAGGCCCACTTCCGCCAGTTCCTGAGTACGGTGCAGCGCCGGTACGAGGCCAACCGCCAGGAGCTGACGGCCGTCGTGGACGCCGAGGTGCTGGCGGCCGTGGAGCAGGCGGTCGCCTACGCCGAGGGGCGCCTCAGGCGCGTGATGCCCATGCGGGTGGTCTTCGGTCTGGCCCTGCACATCAACGCCGCCCTGGAGCGGATCCGCCTGGGCATGACCGTGCCCTACCCGCCGACGGAGCCCATCCGGGCCGAACACCCGGAGGAGTACGCCGCCGCCGTGACCATGGTCCGCATGCTCTCTGAGCGGCTGCAGGTCAGCCTGCCGGAGGGGGAGGCCGCCTACATGACGCTCTTCATCCGGGCGGACGAGGAGGCCGCTGGCGCCCGCCGCATCGCCCTGGTCGTGGCCTGCCACGGCCAGGGGATCGCCCAGGGGATGGCCGACGTGGCGGAGCACCTGGCGGGGAAGGTCGGCGTGATCGCCCTGGACATGCCGCTGGACGGCAACCCGGACGACGTGCTGGACAAGCTGGTCACCGCGCTCCGGCAGGAGAGCTACGCCGGCGTCATGCTGCTGGTGGACATGGGTTCGCTCTCCTTCCTCGCCGAGAAGCTGCAGTACGCCACCGGCCTGCCGGTGCGGGTCATGCCCATGGCCACCACGATCCTCCTGATCGAAGCCATCCAGCAGGTGCAGCTGCCGGGGGTCACGCTGGACGAGGTCTACGACGCCGTGGCCGAGGGGCAACGCAGACTGCTCGCCATGCAGGCGGGCAACGACAACCAGGCGTCCGCCGTGATCACCTGCTGCTTCACCGGTGAGGGGAACGCCACCCTGCTGCAGCAGGTGGTGCAGCGGGCCATGCGGGCGCGCGGCCACTCGGTGGCCGTACTGGCGACCAGCATCCCGCCCAGCGGCGACTGGGAGCGCATGTTCAAGACGCTCCTGCAGGGGCGGCGCCCGCTGGCGGTGGTGGGTCCCGTCAACCCCGGCATCCCCGGGATTCCCTACTTCGCGAGCGTGGAGATCCTCACCCAGGCAGGCCAGGACCGCCTGGCCGCGCTGGTCGAAAGCCGGGCGGCGCCTGCGGGGCCTGAGGTGCTGATGGCCGATGACCCGCCGGCGGAGGACCTGGCCCGGACGCTGGCCACGGGGGTCGAGGACGACTTCGTCTTCACCAACCCCCACACCCTCTTCCCCGAGGTGGCACGCACGGTGGACGCGCTGGCGGCCGCGGCCGGGGCCCAGCTGCCCGGCGACATGCGCGTGGGCCTCGTCATGCACCTCGCCTGCCTGGTGGAGCGGCTGGCGGGTGAGCGGGACCGGGCGCAGGACCCTGCCCCGGTGAGCCCCGAGGTGGCCGGCCTGGCCCGTTGCTTGGCGCCCCTGGCCCAGCGCTTCCGCATCCGGTTCGGCGCTGAGGACCTGTTCCGCTTACGTGAAGTGTTGCACAATACACTGTGCGCGACAGATTAA
- a CDS encoding PTS sugar transporter subunit IIB — MVRILLVCAAGMSTSLLVQRMQKAAAARNLDVKIEAHAAPEFDSCYREFDVILVGPQLRFRKADWAPLAAEAGIPLDVINPVDYGMVNGEKVLDTALKLAATKE, encoded by the coding sequence GTGGTGCGTATTCTGCTGGTTTGCGCTGCAGGCATGTCGACCAGCCTCCTGGTCCAGCGGATGCAAAAGGCGGCAGCCGCCCGAAACCTGGACGTAAAGATCGAAGCCCACGCCGCGCCCGAATTTGACTCCTGTTACCGGGAGTTCGACGTGATCCTCGTCGGTCCGCAGCTGCGTTTCCGCAAGGCCGACTGGGCCCCTTTGGCCGCAGAGGCCGGCATTCCCCTGGACGTGATCAATCCGGTTGACTACGGGATGGTTAACGGCGAGAAAGTCCTCGACACGGCGTTGAAGCTGGCTGCTACGAAGGAGTAG
- a CDS encoding PTS sugar transporter subunit IIC, with translation MKFFDFLENKLMPVFAKIATQRHISAIRDGVIVSIPFTVIGGFSLIIANPPFDPNRTTGGFARAWLDFATTYKFNLSMPYYMTMAIMSLFIAMGIGYSLARHYKLNQLNGAVLSAMTFLLMAAQALNVDGVGRVLPATYLDGTGIFTAIIAGILSVEVLRLLKVRNWTIRMPDGVPPAIANSFDSLVPAFVLVILTFPITLVLKSLTGVPFPQMIMNAFKPLVGAVDSPFGVFFSALLAQLLWSVGIHGASTVRAVILPFKQANLAANAAAHMAGEAMPHIFTPMFWSAFMTIGGSGATLALVFFYLKSRSTQLRSTGKLALLPAIFNINEPIIFGTPMVFNPTMFIPFVLAQPICGVIAYYATKLGLVGRIFADVPWTTPAPLGAMIAAADWRAAVLVLFLACVAGAIYYPFYKVYERQLLRQEAQAGAAEAERPAPSVAD, from the coding sequence ATGAAGTTCTTCGACTTCCTTGAGAACAAGCTGATGCCGGTCTTCGCCAAGATTGCGACCCAGCGGCACATTTCGGCCATCCGTGACGGCGTGATCGTGTCGATCCCGTTCACCGTGATCGGCGGATTCTCGCTCATCATCGCCAACCCGCCCTTCGACCCGAACAGGACCACCGGCGGCTTCGCCCGGGCCTGGCTCGACTTCGCCACCACCTACAAGTTCAACCTCTCCATGCCTTACTACATGACCATGGCGATCATGTCGCTCTTCATCGCCATGGGCATCGGCTACAGCCTCGCCCGGCACTACAAGCTCAACCAGCTGAACGGCGCCGTGCTTTCGGCGATGACCTTCCTGCTGATGGCCGCGCAGGCGCTGAACGTGGACGGGGTGGGGCGCGTCCTGCCGGCCACCTACCTCGACGGTACCGGCATCTTCACGGCCATCATCGCCGGCATCCTCTCCGTCGAGGTCCTCCGCCTCCTGAAGGTGCGGAACTGGACGATCCGCATGCCCGACGGCGTGCCGCCCGCGATCGCCAACTCCTTCGACTCCCTGGTTCCCGCCTTCGTCCTCGTCATTCTCACCTTCCCGATCACCCTGGTGCTGAAGAGCCTCACCGGCGTGCCGTTCCCGCAGATGATCATGAACGCGTTCAAGCCGCTGGTGGGCGCGGTCGACAGCCCGTTCGGCGTCTTCTTCTCGGCGCTGCTGGCCCAGCTGCTCTGGTCCGTCGGCATCCACGGCGCCTCCACCGTCCGGGCCGTCATCCTCCCGTTCAAGCAGGCCAACCTGGCCGCCAACGCCGCCGCCCACATGGCCGGCGAGGCGATGCCCCACATCTTCACGCCGATGTTCTGGTCTGCCTTCATGACCATCGGTGGCTCCGGCGCCACGCTGGCCCTGGTCTTCTTCTACCTCAAGTCCCGGTCGACGCAGCTCAGGTCCACCGGCAAGCTGGCCCTGCTGCCTGCGATCTTCAACATCAACGAGCCCATCATCTTCGGCACGCCCATGGTCTTCAACCCGACCATGTTCATCCCGTTCGTTCTCGCCCAGCCGATCTGCGGCGTGATCGCCTACTACGCCACCAAGCTGGGCCTGGTGGGCCGCATCTTCGCCGACGTGCCCTGGACCACCCCCGCACCGCTGGGCGCCATGATCGCCGCGGCCGACTGGCGTGCGGCCGTCCTGGTGCTGTTCCTGGCGTGCGTGGCGGGCGCCATCTACTACCCGTTCTACAAGGTCTACGAGCGGCAGCTGCTCAGGCAGGAGGCGCAGGCCGGCGCTGCCGAAGCAGAGCGGCCCGCCCCTTCGGTTGCTGACTAG
- a CDS encoding PTS lactose/cellobiose transporter subunit IIA produces MDTVDVETVAMQVILAAGNARSEAYEALRLAKQGDFAAAEQRMANSQRELSVAHKIQTELIQAEAAGRPTPLGLLMVHAQDHLMTAMSEQLLIQEIIDLHRRLQERQ; encoded by the coding sequence TTGGACACAGTCGATGTTGAAACCGTCGCCATGCAGGTGATCCTGGCCGCCGGTAACGCCCGGTCCGAGGCGTACGAGGCGCTCCGCCTCGCCAAGCAGGGTGACTTTGCGGCAGCCGAGCAGCGCATGGCGAACAGCCAGCGGGAGCTCAGCGTCGCCCACAAGATCCAGACCGAGCTCATTCAGGCCGAGGCAGCAGGTCGACCGACCCCGCTGGGCCTGCTGATGGTGCACGCCCAGGATCATCTGATGACGGCCATGTCGGAGCAGCTCTTGATCCAGGAGATCATCGATCTGCACAGGCGCCTGCAGGAGCGCCAGTAG